From one Actinopolyspora saharensis genomic stretch:
- a CDS encoding nucleoside deaminase — MESGQDTSRRGTGGVAASPADRELMRSALAAAPAALAGGDVPIGAVVAAPDGRVLASGHNQREELSDPTAHAEIQVLRAAAAEHGDGWRLSGCTLAVTVEPCTMCAGALVLARVSRVVFGVWEPRTGAVGSLWDVVRDRRVNHRPEVVGGVFAGECATLLEGFFDEHRM; from the coding sequence ATGGAAAGCGGACAGGACACGTCCCGGCGCGGCACGGGGGGAGTGGCCGCCTCCCCGGCCGACCGGGAGTTGATGCGCTCCGCGCTCGCGGCGGCTCCCGCCGCGCTGGCGGGCGGCGACGTCCCGATAGGTGCCGTGGTCGCCGCGCCCGACGGGCGGGTGCTGGCCAGCGGGCACAACCAGCGGGAGGAGCTGTCCGACCCCACCGCCCACGCCGAGATCCAGGTGCTGCGGGCCGCAGCCGCCGAGCACGGGGACGGGTGGCGGCTGTCCGGGTGCACGCTGGCCGTGACCGTCGAGCCGTGCACGATGTGCGCCGGAGCCCTGGTGCTGGCGCGGGTTTCGCGAGTCGTGTTCGGGGTGTGGGAGCCCCGCACCGGAGCGGTCGGCTCCCTGTGGGACGTGGTCCGGGACCGCAGGGTCAACCACCGCCCCGAAGTGGTCGGTGGGGTTTTCGCGGGGGAGTGCGCCACGCTGCTGGAGGGCTTCTTCGACGAGCATCGAATGTGA
- the tgmA gene encoding putative ATP-grasp-modified RiPP — protein MTDTPETNLFPSRTPAEGLSTDVPSGTALRPFGLTRGTALADGEAMTDLSELSYDPERQINVDSAGDPVVANPLSQRMTTHTDTRYDMQWFVDKD, from the coding sequence GTGACCGACACTCCCGAAACCAACCTGTTCCCCTCCCGCACACCGGCGGAAGGCCTGTCCACGGACGTGCCCAGCGGAACAGCCCTGCGTCCCTTCGGGCTGACTCGCGGCACCGCCCTGGCCGACGGGGAAGCGATGACCGACCTGAGCGAGCTGAGCTACGACCCCGAGCGACAGATCAACGTGGACTCAGCGGGTGATCCGGTCGTGGCGAATCCGCTGTCCCAGCGAATGACCACGCACACCGACACCCGGTACGACATGCAGTGGTTCGTGGACAAGGACTGA
- a CDS encoding CsbD family protein codes for MSTFDKVKQQAQQLAGKAKEATGRVTGSQETENAGKRDRLEGEAKERGQDLKDRAEGTVQDAKDKLRGQDKGDQGKGGENEQR; via the coding sequence ATGAGTACTTTCGACAAGGTCAAGCAGCAGGCCCAGCAGCTGGCGGGCAAGGCCAAGGAAGCGACCGGCCGTGTGACCGGTAGTCAGGAGACGGAGAACGCCGGTAAGCGGGATCGCCTGGAGGGCGAGGCCAAGGAGCGCGGCCAGGACCTCAAGGACCGCGCCGAAGGCACCGTCCAGGACGCCAAGGACAAACTGCGCGGCCAGGACAAGGGCGACCAGGGCAAGGGCGGCGAGAACGAACAGCGCTGA
- a CDS encoding thiolase family protein: MPRALLLDAARTPFGSYRGGLSGVRVDDLAAMPITELLRRGRTRSDSALDPSTIDEVVYGNTNGAGEENRNVARMAGLLAGLPSTVPGMTVNRLCGSSGEALVQAARAIRSEEAELVLAGGVEGMSRAPFVMPRSERVLPDRLDVVSTAAGWRLVNPRMSPEWTVPLGSAAERAAEELGIGRTEMDEYALRSHRRAAAAWDAGVHDDFVFPLRDPRGITVRGDESVRTDTGMTKLGGLPPAFSAEGPVTVGNSAPLGDGAVAALVGSQQQADRMGVTPLGELLTGLTVACEPHRFALAPVTAIRKLLGRLNVDLAEVDLWEINEAFAALVLSVLRHLPDIPLERVNVHGGALAYGHPLGASFARVVIDLCRHLRQRGGGLGVASAGIGVGQAMAVAVRV; this comes from the coding sequence ATGCCACGCGCGCTCCTGCTCGACGCCGCACGAACTCCGTTCGGAAGCTACCGGGGTGGGCTGTCCGGGGTCCGGGTCGACGACCTGGCGGCGATGCCGATCACCGAGCTGCTCCGGCGCGGACGGACCCGGTCGGATTCCGCCCTCGACCCGAGCACGATCGACGAGGTCGTCTACGGCAACACCAACGGCGCGGGCGAGGAGAACCGCAACGTGGCGCGGATGGCCGGGTTGCTCGCGGGACTTCCGAGCACCGTTCCCGGCATGACGGTCAACAGGCTGTGCGGTTCGAGCGGTGAGGCCCTGGTCCAGGCGGCCAGGGCGATCCGGTCCGAGGAGGCTGAGCTGGTCCTGGCCGGCGGGGTCGAGGGGATGAGTCGAGCTCCGTTCGTGATGCCGCGTTCCGAGCGCGTGCTTCCGGATCGGCTCGACGTGGTCTCCACGGCCGCGGGGTGGCGCCTGGTCAACCCGCGCATGAGTCCGGAGTGGACCGTCCCGCTCGGTTCGGCGGCCGAGCGCGCGGCGGAGGAGCTGGGCATCGGCCGGACCGAGATGGACGAGTACGCGCTGCGCTCCCACCGGCGCGCGGCCGCGGCCTGGGACGCCGGGGTGCACGACGATTTCGTGTTCCCGCTGCGCGACCCGAGGGGGATCACGGTGCGCGGCGACGAGTCGGTGCGCACCGACACCGGGATGACCAAGCTGGGGGGACTTCCCCCGGCGTTCTCCGCCGAGGGCCCGGTCACCGTGGGCAACTCGGCCCCGCTGGGGGACGGGGCCGTCGCCGCGCTGGTCGGTTCGCAGCAGCAGGCCGACCGCATGGGGGTCACGCCGCTGGGGGAGCTGCTCACCGGGTTGACCGTGGCCTGCGAACCGCACCGCTTCGCGCTGGCTCCGGTGACGGCGATCCGCAAGCTGCTCGGCAGGCTGAACGTCGACCTGGCCGAGGTCGATCTCTGGGAGATCAACGAGGCTTTCGCCGCGCTGGTGCTCAGCGTGCTGCGGCACTTACCGGACATCCCGCTCGAGCGAGTGAACGTTCACGGTGGAGCCCTGGCTTACGGGCACCCGCTCGGCGCGTCCTTCGCCCGGGTGGTGATCGACCTCTGCAGGCACTTGCGGCAGCGCGGTGGCGGACTGGGGGTGGCCAGTGCCGGCATCGGAGTGGGGCAGGCCATGGCCGTGGCGGTGCGGGTCTGA
- a CDS encoding prephenate dehydrogenase, whose translation MRAVCVIGLGLIGGSVLRAALRAGRAGWGATTSEEDAAAARAAGYDVAPSTEEALRRAAEHDALVVIATPLPAVGGVLRRIARHAPETYLTDVVGVQEPVHELVRELAPDTRYAGGHPMSGTTDSGWPAGRAELFDRALWAVTTDEDTRLDSWVEAAALAVDCGSRVVPAGPGEHDAAVARISHLPHVLSAVLASVGADGGPLALSLAAGSFHDGTRVAGSDPDLVRAMTEGNRAALLDALDDALGRLGAARGALATTGSLNSTVRSGHEANGSLREQHAAERVSSTVPLNAGHALRRLREVGQRGGWVVSLDAESATVELPAAE comes from the coding sequence ATGCGAGCCGTGTGTGTGATCGGACTGGGACTGATCGGTGGGTCGGTGCTGCGGGCGGCGCTGCGCGCGGGCCGCGCAGGCTGGGGAGCCACGACCTCGGAGGAGGACGCCGCCGCGGCCCGCGCCGCCGGCTACGACGTGGCCCCGAGCACCGAGGAGGCGCTGCGCCGGGCAGCCGAGCATGATGCGCTCGTCGTGATCGCCACTCCGCTGCCCGCCGTCGGCGGAGTGCTGCGCCGGATCGCGCGGCACGCCCCGGAGACGTACCTGACCGATGTGGTCGGTGTGCAGGAGCCGGTGCACGAGCTGGTGCGCGAGCTGGCTCCCGACACCCGCTACGCGGGCGGGCACCCGATGTCCGGAACGACCGACTCCGGCTGGCCGGCGGGGCGCGCCGAGCTGTTCGACCGCGCTCTCTGGGCCGTGACCACCGACGAGGACACCCGGCTCGACTCCTGGGTGGAAGCGGCGGCGCTGGCCGTGGACTGCGGATCGCGAGTGGTTCCGGCCGGCCCCGGCGAGCACGACGCGGCAGTGGCGCGGATCTCCCACCTGCCCCACGTGCTCTCCGCGGTGCTCGCCTCGGTCGGGGCGGACGGAGGTCCGCTCGCCCTGTCACTGGCAGCCGGTTCCTTCCACGACGGCACCCGGGTGGCCGGCAGCGACCCCGATCTGGTGCGCGCCATGACCGAGGGCAATCGGGCGGCGCTGCTGGACGCGCTGGACGACGCCCTGGGGCGGCTCGGGGCCGCCCGCGGGGCGCTCGCCACGACCGGCTCGCTGAATTCCACGGTGCGCTCCGGGCACGAGGCCAACGGGAGCCTGCGGGAGCAGCACGCTGCGGAGCGGGTGAGCAGCACCGTGCCGCTGAACGCGGGGCACGCGCTGCGCAGGCTGCGCGAGGTCGGCCAGCGGGGCGGCTGGGTCGTCTCCCTGGACGCGGAGTCGGCCACGGTCGAGCTACCCGCCGCCGAGTGA
- a CDS encoding helix-turn-helix domain-containing protein gives MSADVGYRIKKARQRAGMSRPVLAGLVGRSAEWLKAIENGRLQVPRLPMLVKLARALEISDLAELTGNGEAVPVQTFAGGAEHAALSAVRTALTEYRLGEQHRRPSIVHLAERLRAAWQLRHSSPDHRSQIGALLPDLIRDSQSAVRTYSGEQAREARRVLAGVYRLSQFYTAYQPAPELVWLVADRAMSEAQNADDPYAIASGAWGLVQTLRESGRWDEALQVAEDGRKQLTPHLSEDSPVDWRGLYGALFAESALTHARAGRHGPAWREWERAYDVARELGPAYRHIQSSFSLPVMSAHAVSIAVDLQRPGEAFQAHTITPEEITSVPRRSRHLIELARAHHKDGNRAATLATLRWAERTAPETAAYNGFARDLTAGLVEAPPDGQREEARTLADRLGLLVR, from the coding sequence GTGAGTGCTGATGTGGGCTACCGGATCAAGAAAGCTCGTCAGCGGGCCGGCATGTCGAGGCCGGTACTCGCCGGGCTGGTCGGACGCTCAGCCGAGTGGTTGAAGGCGATCGAGAACGGGCGGTTGCAGGTTCCGCGACTGCCGATGCTGGTCAAGCTCGCGCGGGCACTGGAGATCTCGGATCTGGCCGAGCTGACCGGGAACGGCGAAGCCGTCCCGGTGCAGACCTTCGCCGGAGGCGCGGAACACGCCGCATTGAGCGCAGTCCGAACCGCGCTCACCGAGTACCGACTCGGCGAACAGCACCGACGGCCCAGCATCGTGCACCTGGCCGAACGACTGCGGGCGGCCTGGCAGCTCCGGCACTCCTCTCCCGACCACCGAAGTCAGATAGGTGCACTGCTGCCCGATCTCATCCGGGACTCGCAGAGCGCTGTGCGCACCTACTCCGGCGAGCAGGCCCGGGAGGCTCGTCGTGTGCTGGCTGGAGTGTATCGACTGAGTCAGTTCTACACCGCCTACCAGCCGGCCCCGGAGTTGGTGTGGCTGGTGGCCGACCGCGCGATGAGTGAAGCGCAGAACGCGGACGATCCTTACGCGATCGCTTCGGGCGCGTGGGGGTTGGTGCAGACGCTACGTGAATCCGGGCGCTGGGACGAGGCGTTGCAAGTGGCCGAGGACGGACGCAAGCAGCTCACTCCCCACCTGTCCGAGGACAGCCCCGTGGACTGGCGCGGCTTGTACGGCGCGTTGTTCGCCGAGTCCGCACTCACGCACGCACGCGCGGGCAGGCACGGCCCGGCCTGGCGGGAGTGGGAGCGCGCATACGACGTCGCTCGCGAGCTCGGTCCCGCGTACCGACACATCCAGTCCTCGTTCAGCCTGCCCGTGATGAGCGCGCACGCCGTCAGCATCGCGGTCGACCTGCAACGGCCCGGCGAAGCGTTCCAGGCGCACACGATCACCCCGGAAGAGATCACCTCGGTGCCACGCCGCTCACGGCATCTGATCGAACTCGCCCGAGCTCACCACAAGGACGGGAACCGCGCCGCCACGCTGGCCACCCTGCGGTGGGCCGAACGGACGGCACCGGAGACAGCCGCCTACAACGGGTTCGCCCGTGACCTCACTGCCGGGTTGGTCGAGGCTCCTCCCGACGGTCAGCGCGAAGAAGCACGCACACTGGCCGACCGGTTGGGGCTGTTGGTCCGATAG
- a CDS encoding DNA polymerase III subunit gamma and tau, with amino-acid sequence MALALYRKYRPATFGEVVGQSHVTEPLRTALAARRINHAYLFSGPRGCGKTSSARILARSLNCVEGPTDEPCGSCDSCVALGPDGSGSVDVVEMDAASHGGVDDARELRDRAVFAPAQSRYRIFVIDEAHMVTQQGFNALLKIVEEPPDHLVFVFATTEPDKVLTTIRSRTHHYPFRLIPPGELRELLERICAEEGVRVDPAVYPLAIRAGGGSARDALSVLDQLLAGAGDEGITYERAVALLGVTDATLIDSMVDGLAAGDSAAVYDTVNRVVEAGHDPRRFASDLLDRLRDLVLLHSVPDAAERGLIENVGDAAEKMSRQAEQLGVATLTRFAEIVHAGLSEMRGATAPRLLLELLCSRMMLPTASSSEAALLQRLERVERRMTVAPPAAQAAASGTDGGAAGSAPAAPAAPAGEQPQPTGGNAEPAAEPREPVRERTAEATARSDGNVRAETAPAGGSAAPARETSDRGAGGSAPQEESRSGTATAELRQTWSELLRAVSERNRPTQALLLNASVQELRADTLVISMPTEGLRKQFHRANRIEHVREAMREVLGGEWAVECVVEGEQPAPAAQQPEQSPGASASAPPAARERPAESNAGSAQAPVAEAPAEPNGRASPSERPAEAAAPAPEQATEPEQATEPEQAAPEPPAPAEPAERAAPRAAEPSTPTAGTPAETPPEPPPPEEPPPPEEPPPEEEEADAGPPTGETSREEPPPEPPGKDSAPAAAPAPPPEPAPAPAPAPSPTPVPEPAPTAQSSTESPVEQQDPDEVAVELFVSELGARRIDR; translated from the coding sequence GTGGCGCTCGCGCTCTATCGCAAGTATCGACCGGCGACCTTCGGCGAGGTCGTGGGACAGTCACACGTCACCGAACCACTGCGCACCGCGCTGGCCGCGCGGCGGATCAACCACGCCTACCTGTTCTCCGGACCGCGTGGTTGCGGCAAGACATCCAGCGCGCGAATCCTGGCCCGCTCGCTGAACTGCGTCGAGGGCCCCACGGACGAGCCGTGCGGCAGCTGTGACTCCTGCGTCGCCCTGGGACCGGACGGTTCGGGCAGCGTGGACGTGGTGGAGATGGACGCCGCCAGCCACGGCGGTGTGGACGACGCCCGCGAGCTCCGCGATCGCGCGGTCTTCGCCCCGGCCCAGTCGCGTTATCGGATCTTCGTCATCGACGAGGCCCACATGGTCACCCAACAGGGGTTCAACGCCCTGTTGAAGATCGTCGAGGAGCCTCCCGACCACCTCGTGTTCGTGTTCGCGACCACCGAGCCGGACAAGGTGCTGACCACGATCCGCTCCCGCACGCACCACTACCCCTTCCGGCTGATCCCGCCGGGGGAGCTGCGCGAGCTGCTGGAGCGGATCTGCGCCGAGGAGGGCGTGCGGGTCGATCCCGCGGTGTACCCGCTGGCCATCCGCGCGGGCGGTGGTTCGGCGCGGGACGCGTTGAGCGTGCTCGACCAGCTGCTGGCCGGTGCGGGTGACGAGGGGATCACCTACGAGCGTGCCGTCGCGCTGCTCGGGGTGACCGATGCGACGCTGATCGACTCCATGGTCGACGGGCTGGCCGCCGGGGACTCGGCGGCCGTCTACGACACGGTCAACCGGGTGGTCGAGGCCGGGCACGACCCGCGTCGCTTCGCCTCTGACCTGCTGGACCGGTTGCGTGACCTCGTGCTGCTGCACTCGGTGCCCGACGCGGCCGAGCGCGGTCTGATCGAGAACGTGGGCGACGCGGCGGAGAAGATGTCTCGTCAGGCGGAGCAGCTCGGAGTCGCGACCCTCACCCGGTTCGCCGAGATAGTCCACGCCGGGCTGTCCGAGATGCGGGGTGCCACGGCCCCCAGGCTGCTGCTGGAACTGCTGTGCTCGCGGATGATGCTTCCCACCGCGTCCTCCTCCGAGGCGGCGCTGCTCCAGCGGTTGGAACGGGTGGAGCGGCGGATGACGGTCGCGCCGCCCGCGGCGCAGGCCGCTGCCTCCGGAACCGACGGCGGCGCGGCAGGCTCGGCCCCCGCCGCACCTGCCGCCCCCGCCGGGGAGCAGCCGCAGCCCACCGGCGGGAACGCCGAACCGGCGGCCGAGCCCCGGGAGCCGGTGCGGGAGCGCACCGCCGAAGCGACGGCCCGGTCGGACGGGAACGTCCGCGCGGAGACCGCCCCCGCCGGTGGTTCCGCCGCCCCGGCACGGGAGACGAGCGACCGCGGCGCCGGTGGTTCCGCGCCGCAGGAGGAGTCCCGGAGCGGAACGGCGACGGCGGAGCTGCGCCAGACGTGGAGCGAACTGCTGCGCGCGGTGTCCGAGCGCAACCGACCCACCCAGGCTCTGCTGCTCAACGCGAGCGTGCAGGAACTGCGCGCGGACACGCTGGTCATCTCGATGCCGACCGAGGGACTGCGCAAGCAGTTCCACCGGGCGAACCGGATCGAACACGTGCGGGAGGCCATGCGCGAGGTGCTCGGCGGCGAGTGGGCGGTCGAGTGCGTCGTCGAGGGGGAACAACCCGCTCCCGCAGCCCAGCAGCCGGAGCAGTCCCCCGGGGCCTCCGCGAGCGCTCCCCCCGCCGCGCGGGAGCGCCCCGCGGAGTCGAACGCCGGGTCCGCGCAGGCTCCGGTCGCGGAGGCGCCCGCGGAGCCGAACGGGCGGGCTAGTCCGTCCGAGCGGCCTGCGGAGGCCGCGGCCCCGGCACCGGAGCAGGCCACGGAGCCGGAGCAGGCCACGGAGCCGGAGCAGGCCGCGCCGGAGCCCCCTGCACCGGCGGAGCCGGCCGAGCGCGCGGCCCCGCGAGCAGCGGAACCGAGCACACCCACCGCAGGGACCCCCGCGGAGACTCCTCCGGAGCCACCGCCCCCGGAGGAGCCGCCCCCGCCGGAAGAGCCTCCCCCGGAGGAGGAAGAAGCGGACGCGGGGCCGCCCACCGGGGAGACGTCGCGGGAAGAGCCGCCCCCCGAACCTCCGGGGAAGGACTCCGCACCCGCCGCGGCTCCCGCACCGCCGCCAGAGCCGGCACCTGCCCCTGCTCCCGCGCCGTCCCCGACGCCTGTTCCCGAACCGGCCCCGACGGCCCAGTCGTCGACCGAGTCGCCGGTCGAGCAGCAGGACCCCGACGAAGTGGCCGTGGAGCTGTTCGTCAGCGAACTCGGAGCGCGCAGGATCGACAGGTAG
- a CDS encoding methyltransferase domain-containing protein, with translation MTLIDDTARYRAALAEQLTEQLNLSSTWRDAFRAVPRHLFAPRFTLFHPPSGSYTGYDTTDPAQRTAALSAAYSDDTLITRFDESGNGISSSTEPSLMATMLEALELDPSHRVLEVGTGTGYNAALLCEVVGSSRVTTVDVDPELIGDARTALDTAGYAPSVRCGDGADGLAERAPFDRIIATCGADRVPTAWLDQLSADGAVLVNLSRGIALLRRTRPGSVSGPFLDRAGFMPLRSPSEPAQPQAGRVVSETGGAAETTRPTTFPEGVDFSTMSLFTSLIAARSRLVRTARDDQVTTWRWVHPASGSWARVEPVNQRVHQAGPRRLWDELEPVLTSWQRANRPGLERYGITAHQDGTHELWLDTPEGLITELPS, from the coding sequence ATGACCCTCATCGACGACACCGCCCGGTACCGCGCGGCGCTCGCCGAGCAGCTGACCGAACAGCTGAACCTGTCGAGCACGTGGCGCGACGCCTTCCGGGCGGTGCCGCGTCACCTGTTCGCCCCCCGGTTCACCCTGTTCCACCCGCCCAGCGGGAGTTACACCGGCTACGACACCACCGACCCGGCGCAGCGCACCGCGGCGTTGTCCGCGGCCTACAGCGACGACACGCTGATCACCCGGTTCGACGAGAGCGGAAACGGCATCAGCTCCTCCACGGAACCGAGCCTGATGGCGACGATGCTGGAGGCGCTTGAGCTCGACCCGTCCCACCGGGTGCTCGAAGTCGGCACCGGCACCGGCTACAACGCCGCGCTGCTGTGCGAGGTCGTGGGCAGCTCGCGCGTCACCACCGTCGACGTGGACCCCGAGCTGATCGGCGACGCCCGCACGGCACTGGACACCGCCGGATACGCACCGAGCGTGCGCTGCGGGGACGGTGCGGACGGACTCGCCGAACGGGCACCGTTCGACCGGATCATCGCGACCTGCGGAGCCGACCGGGTGCCGACCGCGTGGCTCGACCAGCTCTCCGCCGACGGGGCTGTGCTGGTCAACCTTTCCAGGGGGATCGCACTGCTGCGGCGCACCCGCCCCGGCAGCGTGTCCGGACCGTTCCTCGACCGCGCCGGGTTCATGCCGCTGCGCTCGCCCTCCGAGCCGGCCCAGCCGCAGGCCGGACGCGTGGTCTCCGAGACCGGCGGGGCCGCGGAGACGACCCGCCCGACCACCTTCCCGGAGGGTGTGGACTTCTCCACGATGTCGCTGTTCACGTCCCTGATCGCCGCCAGGAGCAGGCTCGTGCGCACTGCCCGGGACGATCAGGTCACCACCTGGCGGTGGGTCCACCCCGCGTCCGGTTCGTGGGCGCGCGTCGAGCCGGTCAACCAACGGGTCCACCAGGCGGGGCCCCGACGGTTGTGGGACGAGCTGGAACCGGTGCTGACCTCGTGGCAGCGGGCGAACCGGCCGGGCCTCGAACGGTACGGCATCACCGCCCACCAGGACGGCACGCACGAGCTGTGGCTCGACACCCCGGAGGGGCTGATCACGGAGCTGCCGAGCTGA
- the tgmB gene encoding ATP-grasp ribosomal peptide maturase, with product MPAPSVVVVTREQDITADLVVRELHERGVGVARFDLSDFPERMRQAAYLVPGRDRWTGALRGTHRDVDLSAVRGVWYRKPAPTSPHPSLTATECNWVAAEARTGLGGLLAALPARWINRPDAAALASQKPAQLRTAVACGLDVPESLLTNDPERAREFCAGGPVIYKPLGGGPSSENGHRVALRTTTVTAEEITDGVGRTTHLFQRRVECAYSVRCTVVGDLVFAARLELPAGVDTVDWRDCHDELTITPIEVPSAVGAGLRALMTRLGLVFAAPDFVVDPDGRWYFIGDLNPNGQWAWIEHLREPITRALADELTASETA from the coding sequence ATGCCAGCGCCTTCCGTTGTCGTCGTCACCCGCGAGCAGGACATCACCGCCGACTTGGTGGTGCGCGAGCTGCACGAGCGCGGCGTCGGTGTGGCGCGGTTCGACCTGTCCGACTTCCCGGAGCGGATGCGCCAGGCCGCCTATCTGGTACCCGGTCGGGATCGCTGGACCGGAGCGCTACGCGGAACGCACCGAGATGTGGACCTCTCGGCCGTGCGCGGGGTGTGGTACCGCAAACCTGCCCCCACCTCGCCACATCCGAGTCTGACCGCAACGGAGTGCAACTGGGTGGCCGCCGAGGCCCGCACAGGTCTCGGCGGTCTGCTCGCAGCGCTCCCGGCCCGGTGGATCAACCGGCCCGACGCGGCAGCGCTCGCCAGTCAGAAACCCGCACAACTCCGAACCGCGGTGGCGTGCGGGCTCGACGTCCCCGAATCACTGCTGACCAACGACCCCGAACGCGCACGTGAGTTCTGCGCGGGCGGTCCGGTGATCTACAAACCGCTGGGTGGAGGGCCGAGCAGCGAGAACGGCCATCGCGTGGCACTGCGGACCACCACCGTGACCGCGGAGGAGATCACCGACGGGGTCGGCCGCACCACGCATCTGTTCCAACGACGGGTCGAGTGCGCCTACTCGGTGCGCTGCACCGTGGTCGGCGACCTCGTGTTCGCCGCACGGTTGGAGCTCCCGGCAGGAGTGGACACGGTGGACTGGCGGGACTGCCACGACGAGCTCACCATCACCCCGATCGAAGTACCCAGTGCCGTCGGCGCGGGACTGCGGGCACTCATGACCCGGCTGGGTCTGGTGTTCGCCGCTCCCGACTTCGTGGTCGACCCCGACGGCCGCTGGTACTTCATCGGCGATCTCAACCCGAACGGCCAGTGGGCCTGGATCGAACACCTCCGCGAACCGATCACCCGCGCCCTCGCCGACGAACTCACCGCATCGGAGACCGCATGA
- a CDS encoding tRNA adenosine deaminase-associated protein: MTVQTPIAGFAVAAVREDGRWRCNVLDSSVLTGLDAVITALRELRSTGAVVGMCNVDDEFFVLVRPVPGGVELALSDAAAALDYDIAADVLDLLRVDPPDEDDDEIWPEGNLALLSDLGLPEDELLLINEEVDLYPDEQLEMIAQRCGFGEHFSGLLERL; this comes from the coding sequence ATGACGGTCCAGACACCGATCGCGGGTTTTGCCGTCGCCGCGGTTCGAGAGGACGGGCGGTGGCGTTGCAACGTGCTCGACAGCTCGGTGCTGACCGGGCTCGACGCGGTAATAACGGCTCTGAGAGAACTGCGGTCCACCGGCGCCGTGGTTGGCATGTGCAATGTGGACGACGAGTTCTTCGTGCTGGTCCGCCCCGTCCCCGGGGGTGTGGAGCTCGCGCTGTCCGATGCGGCGGCCGCGCTGGACTACGACATCGCCGCCGACGTGTTGGATCTGTTGCGGGTCGATCCTCCCGACGAGGACGACGACGAGATCTGGCCGGAGGGCAATCTCGCCCTGCTGTCCGATCTCGGACTGCCCGAGGACGAGCTGCTCCTGATCAACGAGGAAGTCGATCTCTACCCGGACGAACAGCTCGAGATGATCGCCCAGCGCTGCGGCTTCGGAGAGCACTTCTCCGGGCTGCTCGAACGGCTGTGA